The Streptomyces albofaciens JCM 4342 genome has a segment encoding these proteins:
- a CDS encoding helix-turn-helix domain-containing protein, with amino-acid sequence MARPITDTDRAAVRRLHGQGKARNEIARAIGRSPSTVSKIAAAFEPPLTFERGPEVVAATEARRIDLAARRAQLAEALHVDAERLRAQLWEPTTYGEFAGRDGEWHEAYLDKPRFADQRAIIAAAGTAIQQSLRLAPAEGGEGADQVRSMLGTLGEALARAAGDPDDDGGADGG; translated from the coding sequence ATGGCGCGCCCCATCACTGACACAGACCGCGCCGCGGTGCGCCGCCTGCATGGACAGGGCAAGGCCCGCAACGAGATCGCCCGCGCCATCGGGCGCAGCCCGTCGACCGTGTCCAAGATCGCCGCCGCCTTCGAACCGCCCCTCACCTTCGAGCGGGGGCCCGAGGTCGTCGCCGCCACCGAAGCGCGTCGCATCGACCTCGCCGCCCGCCGTGCCCAGCTCGCCGAGGCCCTGCACGTCGACGCCGAGCGTCTGCGGGCGCAGCTATGGGAGCCCACCACCTACGGGGAGTTCGCGGGCCGCGATGGTGAGTGGCACGAGGCGTACCTCGACAAGCCGAGGTTCGCTGATCAGCGCGCCATCATCGCCGCGGCCGGCACCGCCATCCAGCAGTCACTACGCCTCGCCCCGGCCGAGGGCGGCGAGGGCGCCGACCAGGTCCGATCGATGCTCGGCACGCTCGGCGAAGCGTTGGCCCGCGCCGCCGGCGACCCGGACGACGATGGAGGCGCCGACGGGGGGTGA